A DNA window from Arachis duranensis cultivar V14167 chromosome 3, aradu.V14167.gnm2.J7QH, whole genome shotgun sequence contains the following coding sequences:
- the LOC107477780 gene encoding uncharacterized protein LOC107477780: MATHGRDHDRGRDRASNTEPENNLANFTNALENMAATMHATAAALGNQVGNGNGGDREKGPMTLATFLKVNQPIFRETTDPTEADNWFQAMEWSLQAQQVPENQRVEFVTYQLTGKAQHWWQGTRRLLQQDDIAIPWNAFQLEFYKKYFPNSVRTAKELELLQLKQSQMSVAEYTNKFEELCQFSKICQGDPGDFEEWKCIKYEGGLRSDILSTVGPMEIRAFSDLVNKSRIAEECLKKAAIE; encoded by the coding sequence ATGGCGACTCATGGACGCGATCACGATCGAGGGAGAGATAGGGCTAGTAATACGGAACCTGAGAATAATCTCGCGAACTTTACGAATGCCCTAGAGAATATGGCTGCTACTATGCACGCTACGGCTGCGGCATTAGGGAATCAAGTCGGTAATGGGAATGGCGGTGACAGAGAAAAGGGGCCAATGACCTTAGCAACCTTCCTGAAGGTAAACCAGCCCATCTTTAGAGAGACGACGGACCCCACAGAGGCAGACAACTGGTTTCAGGCGATGGAATGGTCTTTACAAGCACAACAAGTTCCTGAAAATCAACGTGTTGAATTTGTAACTTATCAGTTAACGGGTAAAGCccagcattggtggcaaggtacgCGACGCTTGCTGCAGCAAGACGACATTGCAATACCTTGGAATGCCTTTCAGTTAGAATTCTACAAAAAGTACTTCCCCAATTCAGTCAGGACAGCTAAGGAGCTTGAATTGTTGCAATTGAAGCAGAGTCAAATGTCTGTAGCCGAATATACAAACAAGTTTGAGGAATTATGTCAATTTTCCAAGATTTGTCAGGGTGATCCGGGAGActttgaggaatggaagtgcattaaatatgaaggaggactccggagtgacATACTGAGTACAGTGGGCCCGATGGAGATAAGAGCTTTTTCAGACCTGGTAAACAAGAGTAGGATTGCAGAAGAATGTTTAAAGAAGGCTGCTATAGAATGA
- the LOC107477781 gene encoding uncharacterized protein LOC107477781, with protein MKALLKQYGVVHKVATAYHPQTNGQAEVSNQEIKRILEKVVNPQRKDWSSRLGDTLWAYRTAYKTPLAMSPFRTVYGKTCNLPVEIEHKAYWAVKQCNMDFTKTGIGRKLQLE; from the coding sequence ATGAAAGCATTGCTTAAACAGTATGGTGTGGTACACAAAGTTGCAACTGCTTACCACCCTCAAACTAATGGCCAAGCGGAGGTATCTAACCAAGAGATAAAGAGGATTTTGGAAAAGGTGGTGAACCCACAAAGAAAAGATTGGAGTTCTCGGTTGGGTGACACCTTATGGGCGTATAGGACGGCATACAAGACTCCGTTAGCGATGAGCCCCTTTCGGACTGTCTATGGAAAGACGTGCAACCTCCCGGTTGAGATTGAACACAAGGCATACTGGGCGGTCAAGCAATGCAACATGGACTTTACCAAGACGGGCATAGGAAGGAAGTTACAATTAGAATAA
- the LOC107477782 gene encoding uncharacterized protein LOC107477782: MEAYENARIYKEKTKAFPDHHVRKKDFQEGDEVLPYKSRLRFMPGKLRSMWDGPFKVKEVKPYRVVELFHPQSGATFKVNSHRVKSIMFISHQRNWKYIFLRMHPGEKSLELMTVQLKDVKEKC; the protein is encoded by the coding sequence ATggaagcctatgaaaatgcaAGGATCTATAAGGAGAAGACTAAGGCATTCCCTGATCACCACGTTCGCAAGAAAGATTTCCAAGAGGGTGATGAAGTTCTTCCATACAAATCAAGACTTAGGTTCATGCCGGGCAAGCTTCGCTCAATGTGGGATGGGCCTTTTAAAGTGAAAGAAGTGAAGCCCTACCGAGTGGTTGAGCTTTTCCATCCTCAAAGTGGAGCAACATTTAAAGTGAATAGCCACAGAGTGAAAAGTATAATGTTTATAAGTCACCAAAGAAATTGGAAGTATATCTTCTTGAGGATGCACCCGGGGGAGAAGAGTCTTGAGCTCatgaccgtccaacttaaggacgttaaagaaaagtgTTAG